A genomic segment from Propioniciclava sp. MC1595 encodes:
- a CDS encoding CoA pyrophosphatase — MTRIPTVLSDLGVKLAEPDGGARVVRGRPGRRGRKAAVLILFSGPDRARPEDLELVLIEKSATLRKHAGQCAFPGGGVEESDPSSEAAALREAREEVGVDAATVELLGVLPPAHVAVTGYDVTPVVAWWREPHPLEVVDTVEIGAVHTISVGDLVDPANRLTWRLPMGYQGPAFVVGELFIWGFTGHLIDGLLDLAGWSRPWDPRRMELVPERFLHRAGLDTGQ, encoded by the coding sequence GTGACCCGCATCCCGACCGTCCTGTCCGACCTCGGCGTCAAGCTCGCCGAGCCCGACGGGGGCGCGCGCGTCGTGCGGGGGCGTCCGGGTCGCCGGGGACGCAAGGCCGCGGTGCTGATCCTGTTCTCGGGGCCCGACCGGGCCCGGCCCGAGGACCTCGAGCTGGTGCTCATCGAGAAGTCGGCCACCCTGCGCAAGCACGCCGGCCAGTGCGCGTTTCCGGGCGGAGGCGTGGAGGAGTCCGACCCCTCGAGCGAGGCGGCCGCCCTGCGCGAGGCCCGCGAGGAGGTGGGCGTCGACGCCGCGACCGTCGAGCTGCTCGGCGTCCTGCCGCCGGCGCACGTGGCGGTGACCGGCTACGACGTCACCCCGGTGGTCGCTTGGTGGCGCGAGCCGCACCCGCTCGAGGTGGTCGACACCGTCGAGATCGGTGCGGTGCACACCATCAGCGTGGGCGACCTCGTCGACCCGGCGAACCGGCTCACGTGGCGCCTGCCCATGGGCTACCAGGGGCCGGCGTTCGTCGTCGGCGAGCTGTTCATCTGGGGCTTCACCGGCCACCTCATCGACGGGCTGCTGGACCTCGCCGGCTGGTCCCGGCCGTGGGACCCCCGCCGCATGGAGTTGGTCCCCGAGCGGTTCCTGCACCGGGCGGGGCTCGACACCGGCCAGTGA
- a CDS encoding TlpA disulfide reductase family protein has protein sequence MRRVVAFLAASALFAGCGVSSDPAPAVRVDPGLVAQREAAGIADCPETPAEAAPVADGLPDLLLGCLGSGRQVNLAALRGTPMVVNIWAQWCAPCRLEAPFLKEFAARAGDDVLVLGIDYADPDPALALEFAAMAGWTYPHATDPLKRTAGPLRFQGIPITLYVDADGRIAYREVGGITSTQQLVDGAQEHLGVGV, from the coding sequence ATGAGGAGGGTCGTGGCCTTCCTGGCCGCGTCCGCGCTGTTCGCCGGCTGCGGGGTGTCCAGCGACCCGGCGCCCGCGGTGCGGGTCGACCCAGGGCTGGTCGCCCAGCGCGAGGCGGCCGGGATCGCGGACTGCCCCGAGACCCCGGCGGAGGCCGCGCCGGTGGCCGACGGCCTGCCCGACCTGCTGCTCGGCTGCCTCGGCTCGGGGCGGCAGGTGAACCTCGCCGCGCTCCGCGGTACCCCGATGGTGGTCAACATCTGGGCGCAGTGGTGCGCCCCCTGCCGGCTGGAGGCGCCCTTCCTGAAGGAGTTCGCCGCGCGCGCCGGCGACGACGTCCTCGTCCTGGGCATCGACTACGCCGACCCCGACCCCGCGCTGGCGCTGGAGTTCGCCGCGATGGCCGGTTGGACCTACCCGCACGCCACCGACCCGCTGAAGCGCACGGCGGGCCCGCTCCGGTTCCAGGGCATCCCCATCACCCTCTACGTCGACGCCGACGGTCGCATCGCGTACCGCGAGGTCGGAGGCATCACCTCGACCCAGCAGCTCGTCGACGGCGCGCAGGAGCACCTGGGGGTGGGCGTGTGA
- the nth gene encoding endonuclease III, whose protein sequence is MQQPQAIDAALAELYPEARCELDFTSPLELLVATVLSAQSTDRRVNAVTPAIFARYPDAAAYATADPAEMEELIRPTGFFRAKTGHLIGLGAALVDKFGGEVPGTLSELVTLPGVGRKTANVVLGNAFGVPGITPDTHFIRLSNRFGWVSSKNPDAVERAVGDLFDPADWVMLCHRVIWHGRRRCHARRPACGACPLAGLCPAYGEGPTDPEVAAKLVREPRA, encoded by the coding sequence ATGCAGCAGCCCCAGGCGATCGACGCCGCCCTCGCCGAGCTCTACCCCGAGGCCCGGTGCGAGCTCGACTTCACCTCCCCGCTGGAGCTGCTCGTCGCCACCGTCCTCTCGGCCCAGTCGACCGACCGCCGCGTCAACGCGGTGACGCCCGCGATCTTCGCGCGGTACCCGGACGCCGCGGCCTACGCCACCGCGGACCCGGCCGAGATGGAGGAGCTGATCCGGCCCACGGGCTTCTTCCGCGCCAAGACGGGCCACCTGATCGGCCTCGGCGCCGCACTGGTCGACAAGTTCGGCGGCGAGGTGCCCGGCACGCTGTCCGAGCTGGTGACCCTGCCCGGCGTGGGCCGCAAGACCGCCAACGTGGTGCTCGGCAACGCCTTCGGGGTGCCCGGCATCACGCCCGACACCCACTTCATCCGACTGTCGAACCGCTTCGGCTGGGTCTCCTCGAAGAACCCCGACGCCGTCGAGCGGGCGGTCGGCGACCTGTTCGACCCCGCCGACTGGGTCATGCTCTGCCACCGCGTCATCTGGCACGGCCGACGCCGCTGCCACGCGCGGCGCCCCGCGTGCGGTGCCTGCCCGTTGGCCGGCCTGTGCCCCGCGTACGGCGAGGGCCCGACCGACCCCGAGGTGGCGGCGAAACTCGTTCGGGAGCCGCGCGCATGA
- a CDS encoding RidA family protein: MTTPSQRLAELGLELPPVAAPVAAYVPATASAGLVMTSGQLPTVAGTLVATGKVGADLTLEQATDAARTAALNALAAAASVTGGLDSIARIVKATVFVACTPDFTGQPQVANGASQLFVAVFGDAGQHVRSAVGVPVLPLDAPVEVELTVEPA, from the coding sequence GTGACCACCCCCTCCCAGCGCCTGGCCGAACTGGGCCTCGAGCTCCCGCCCGTCGCCGCCCCCGTGGCCGCCTACGTCCCGGCCACGGCTTCCGCCGGCCTGGTGATGACCTCGGGCCAGCTGCCCACCGTCGCGGGCACGCTCGTCGCCACCGGCAAGGTGGGCGCCGACCTGACGCTGGAGCAGGCCACCGACGCCGCGCGGACCGCGGCCCTCAACGCCCTGGCCGCGGCGGCGTCCGTGACCGGCGGGCTCGACAGCATCGCCCGCATCGTGAAGGCCACCGTCTTCGTGGCGTGCACGCCTGACTTCACCGGCCAGCCGCAGGTCGCCAACGGCGCCAGCCAGCTGTTCGTCGCGGTCTTCGGCGATGCCGGCCAGCACGTGCGCAGCGCGGTCGGGGTGCCGGTGCTGCCGCTGGACGCCCCCGTCGAGGTCGAGCTGACGGTCGAGCCCGCCTGA
- a CDS encoding DUF4177 domain-containing protein, whose amino-acid sequence MTKWEYATAPVLVHATKQILDNWGADGWELVSIVPGPNPQNVVAYFKRPLPEAQ is encoded by the coding sequence ATGACCAAGTGGGAATACGCCACCGCACCGGTCCTGGTGCACGCGACCAAGCAGATCCTCGACAACTGGGGCGCCGACGGCTGGGAGCTCGTCTCCATCGTGCCCGGCCCCAACCCGCAGAACGTGGTGGCCTACTTCAAGCGCCCGCTGCCGGAGGCCCAGTGA
- a CDS encoding WhiB family transcriptional regulator, with the protein MQDKLFPEGADQKRARAVCMGCSVRSQCLAEALDNRIEWGVWGGMTERERRQLLRQRTDISSWQSVLCGKKKDD; encoded by the coding sequence ATGCAGGACAAGCTGTTCCCCGAGGGCGCCGACCAGAAGCGTGCGCGTGCGGTCTGCATGGGCTGCTCCGTCCGTTCCCAGTGCCTCGCCGAAGCCCTCGACAATCGCATCGAGTGGGGCGTGTGGGGTGGCATGACCGAGCGTGAGCGCCGCCAGTTGCTCCGCCAGCGCACCGACATCTCGTCGTGGCAGTCGGTGCTCTGCGGCAAGAAGAAGGACGACTGA
- a CDS encoding transglycosylase domain-containing protein, producing MFLLVSVLGGVLVAGVAVPAAGVTAELAKVSANALQALPKDIETPPPAEGSTVLMADGTVLTNFFDENRAYVPLSEISDTMKQAQMAVEDQRFYLHGALDLRGTLRALVRTSSGNMQGGSTLTQQYVKLALLDKAVADNDAEGIAAAYDRTFARKLLELRYAIALEEKLSKDEILERYLNLSYYGAGAYGVEAAAKRYFNVSAKDLDLTQSAMLAGLVRNPATSDPIRYPKIALERRNNVLDVMLSQADKPEVWHFIPAVTKAQVAAAKETGFDPALVTETPHGCVASEFQNLCNTVLEVLLQMPSLGPDRASRERMVERGGLTIQTEIDGRTQRAAQSAVSNYVHPTDPVIGLMVMIEPGTGLIKGMAQSRPNIGTNPGETFLNYAMEKEIGKAAGYFGGSTYKMFVLAAAIAKGYPTSRTYDAPKQRDWKGEIFKNCDGPFRFNSPYDPRNAGGSGTFDMYSGTKHSVNNYFIALEQDVGICDSIRMAETLGLKIQYKKGEDINVLSNYPSFTLGAAESSPISLANAYATLAARGMRCDPILLKGVVNKAGKEFEVPQANCEQVIPPEIADRITDVMRGPFNGGTASSSNIRGYDLAGKTGTDGSNTKAVWLVGYTPNLAGAAMIGIDPMHERFKGQKYDNIKLQNQPVRSGTARLRGSSGREAGQGIWLPAMRAALEGMPRDRFVPPTQYVPPTVSVPSCSGLGLNECRAKLQEAGFGTSISQQENAEPAGTFLGISPRDRAPQFSTIRLLVSSGPAPKPEPTPDPNSAPPSSEPPSEPPPAEPPRGRG from the coding sequence ATGTTCCTCCTCGTCAGCGTCCTCGGCGGGGTCCTCGTGGCCGGTGTCGCCGTGCCCGCGGCAGGAGTGACCGCCGAACTCGCCAAGGTCAGCGCCAACGCGCTGCAGGCGCTGCCGAAGGACATCGAGACGCCTCCCCCCGCCGAGGGGTCGACGGTGCTCATGGCCGACGGGACGGTCCTGACCAACTTCTTCGACGAGAACCGTGCCTACGTGCCGCTGTCGGAGATCTCCGACACCATGAAGCAGGCCCAGATGGCCGTGGAGGACCAGCGCTTCTACCTCCACGGCGCCCTGGACCTCCGCGGCACGCTGCGCGCCCTCGTGCGCACCTCCAGCGGCAACATGCAGGGCGGCTCGACCCTCACCCAGCAGTACGTGAAGCTCGCGCTGCTCGACAAGGCCGTCGCCGACAACGACGCCGAGGGCATCGCCGCCGCCTACGACCGCACCTTCGCCCGCAAGCTGCTCGAGCTCCGCTATGCGATCGCGCTGGAGGAGAAGCTCAGCAAGGACGAGATCCTCGAGCGCTACCTGAACCTCTCCTACTACGGGGCTGGCGCCTACGGCGTCGAGGCGGCCGCCAAGCGGTACTTCAACGTCTCCGCCAAGGACCTCGACCTGACCCAGTCGGCCATGCTCGCGGGCCTTGTGCGCAACCCGGCCACGTCCGACCCCATCCGCTACCCCAAGATCGCGCTCGAGCGCCGCAACAACGTGTTGGACGTCATGCTCAGCCAGGCCGACAAGCCCGAGGTGTGGCACTTCATCCCGGCGGTGACCAAGGCCCAGGTGGCCGCCGCCAAGGAGACGGGCTTCGACCCGGCGCTGGTCACCGAGACCCCGCACGGGTGCGTGGCCTCTGAGTTCCAGAACCTGTGCAACACGGTCCTCGAGGTCCTGTTGCAGATGCCGAGCCTGGGCCCCGACCGGGCGTCCCGCGAGCGGATGGTCGAGCGCGGCGGCCTCACCATCCAGACCGAGATCGACGGGCGCACCCAGCGCGCGGCCCAGTCCGCCGTGTCGAACTACGTGCACCCCACCGACCCCGTCATCGGGCTGATGGTGATGATCGAGCCCGGCACCGGGTTGATCAAGGGTATGGCGCAGAGCCGGCCCAACATCGGCACCAACCCCGGCGAGACGTTCCTGAACTACGCGATGGAGAAGGAGATCGGCAAGGCGGCCGGCTACTTCGGTGGCTCGACCTACAAGATGTTCGTGCTGGCCGCGGCCATCGCCAAGGGCTACCCGACCAGCCGCACCTACGACGCCCCGAAGCAGCGCGACTGGAAGGGCGAGATCTTCAAGAACTGCGATGGTCCGTTCCGGTTCAACAGCCCGTACGACCCGCGCAACGCCGGCGGATCCGGGACCTTCGACATGTACTCGGGCACCAAGCACTCGGTGAACAACTACTTCATCGCCCTGGAGCAGGACGTCGGTATCTGCGACTCGATCAGGATGGCCGAGACGCTGGGCCTGAAGATCCAGTACAAGAAGGGCGAGGACATCAACGTCCTGTCCAACTATCCGTCGTTCACGCTCGGCGCAGCAGAGTCGTCGCCCATCTCCCTGGCGAACGCCTACGCGACGCTGGCCGCGCGCGGCATGCGCTGCGACCCGATCCTGCTGAAGGGTGTGGTCAACAAGGCCGGCAAGGAGTTCGAGGTCCCCCAGGCCAACTGCGAGCAGGTGATCCCCCCCGAGATCGCCGACCGGATCACCGACGTGATGCGCGGTCCGTTCAACGGCGGCACGGCGTCCAGCTCCAACATCCGGGGCTACGACCTGGCCGGCAAGACCGGCACCGACGGCAGCAACACCAAGGCCGTCTGGCTGGTCGGCTACACGCCCAACCTCGCCGGCGCGGCGATGATCGGCATCGACCCCATGCACGAGCGCTTCAAGGGCCAGAAGTACGACAACATCAAGCTGCAGAACCAGCCCGTGCGCAGCGGCACCGCCCGCCTGCGCGGCAGCTCGGGCCGCGAAGCCGGCCAGGGCATCTGGCTGCCGGCCATGCGGGCGGCGCTCGAGGGCATGCCGCGCGACCGCTTCGTGCCCCCGACCCAGTACGTGCCGCCGACGGTCTCGGTGCCCAGCTGCTCGGGCCTGGGCCTCAACGAGTGCCGCGCGAAGCTGCAGGAGGCCGGCTTCGGCACCTCGATCAGCCAGCAGGAGAACGCCGAGCCCGCCGGCACCTTCCTCGGCATCTCGCCGCGGGACCGCGCGCCGCAGTTCAGCACCATCCGCCTGCTGGTCTCGTCCGGCCCGGCCCCCAAGCCGGAGCCGACGCCCGACCCGAACAGCGCCCCGCCCTCGTCGGAGCCGCCCAGCGAGCCCCCGCCGGCTGAGCCGCCCAGGGGCCGCGGGTGA
- a CDS encoding metallophosphoesterase has product MIGRLAAGAAAVGAGCLAYGIGIERTAFQVRRFPVAVLPPGADPIRLLHVSDIHLLPRQTRKRDFLRGLAGLQPDVVVTTGDNISSPDAVEPLIDSLGRLVEVPGVFVFGSNDFELPRFNLPVKYLLGSSKPSKRSPDPLPTDALRAALEGIGWTYLEERRAELEVNGQKLRFRGTGDAHHGRDDYPAVAGPASDDAVEIGVTHAPYLRILDAMTADGVGLVLAGHTHGGQVCIPGRGAIVTNCDLPPEKAKGLFEHSAGGRTAQVHVSAGVGMSPFAPYRFACPPEVTLLTLTPRSDAM; this is encoded by the coding sequence GTGATCGGCCGCCTCGCCGCCGGCGCGGCGGCCGTCGGCGCGGGCTGCCTCGCGTATGGCATCGGGATCGAGCGCACCGCGTTCCAGGTGCGACGCTTCCCGGTGGCGGTCCTGCCCCCGGGGGCCGACCCGATCCGGCTGCTGCACGTGTCCGACATCCACCTGCTCCCCCGGCAGACCCGCAAGCGGGACTTCCTCCGCGGGCTCGCGGGCCTGCAGCCCGACGTGGTCGTGACCACCGGGGACAACATCTCCTCCCCCGACGCGGTCGAGCCGCTCATCGACTCCCTCGGACGCCTCGTCGAGGTCCCGGGCGTGTTCGTGTTCGGCTCCAACGACTTCGAGCTGCCCCGGTTCAACCTGCCGGTGAAGTACCTGCTCGGGTCGTCCAAGCCGAGCAAGCGCAGTCCCGACCCCCTGCCGACGGACGCCCTCCGCGCGGCCCTCGAGGGCATCGGGTGGACCTACCTGGAGGAGCGCCGGGCCGAGCTCGAGGTGAACGGCCAGAAGCTGCGCTTCCGCGGCACCGGCGACGCCCACCACGGTCGGGACGACTACCCGGCCGTCGCGGGGCCGGCGTCCGATGACGCGGTCGAGATCGGCGTCACGCACGCCCCCTACCTCCGGATCCTCGACGCCATGACCGCCGACGGGGTGGGGCTGGTCCTGGCCGGCCACACGCACGGCGGCCAGGTCTGCATCCCGGGCCGCGGGGCGATCGTCACCAACTGCGACCTGCCGCCCGAGAAGGCGAAGGGCCTCTTCGAGCACAGCGCCGGCGGGCGGACCGCGCAGGTCCACGTCTCCGCCGGGGTCGGCATGTCGCCGTTCGCCCCCTACCGGTTCGCGTGTCCGCCCGAGGTCACCCTCCTGACCCTGACGCCGCGCTCGGACGCGATGTGA
- a CDS encoding NADPH-dependent FMN reductase has translation MKVGIVLGSVRDGRAGEAVANWVAKGAAGREATYELIDLKAFDVPLLTTNTHPMRAKKSYDDERVQAWSDAIDACDAYIFVTPEYNHGVPGALKNAVDSLGQEWVGKTAALVGYGSVGGVRAIENWRLVLANFSMTVTRAELNLNSFFDWADGLFAPLERRTQELTDLLDALEKAAG, from the coding sequence ATGAAGGTGGGGATCGTGCTGGGCTCGGTGCGCGACGGGCGCGCGGGCGAGGCCGTGGCGAACTGGGTGGCCAAGGGGGCCGCCGGTCGGGAGGCGACCTACGAGCTCATCGACCTCAAGGCGTTCGACGTGCCGCTGTTGACCACCAACACGCACCCGATGAGGGCGAAGAAGTCCTACGACGACGAGCGCGTGCAGGCGTGGAGCGACGCCATCGACGCGTGCGACGCGTACATCTTCGTGACGCCCGAGTACAACCACGGCGTCCCGGGGGCGCTCAAGAACGCCGTCGACAGCCTCGGGCAGGAGTGGGTCGGCAAGACCGCCGCCCTGGTCGGCTACGGCTCGGTGGGCGGCGTGCGCGCGATCGAGAACTGGCGCCTCGTGCTGGCCAACTTCTCGATGACCGTGACCCGGGCCGAGCTCAACCTGAACTCCTTCTTCGACTGGGCCGACGGGTTGTTCGCCCCGCTCGAGCGCCGGACGCAGGAGCTCACCGACCTCCTCGACGCCCTGGAGAAGGCGGCCGGCTAG
- a CDS encoding ABC transporter ATP-binding protein — MVNEAGAGLGVEDVVVRYRVTGNDQRYTTPSKRPVVTWVPPKRPAPGEVRTVTAVDGVSLHVAPGEVVALLGASGSGKSSLLRAIAGLEPLAEGRITWDGRDLAGTPTHKRNFGMMFQEPALFPSLTVGKNVAYGLHKLPRGRRPEVVDRFLELVGLPGYQDRKVTELSGGQAQRVALARALAPAPRLLLLDEPLSALDRGLREHLVEVLGEVLRRTGTTAVHVTHDQDEAFALADRVAILADGQLLQLDTPDALWRRPASADVATFLGYSTFLTQVDAEALGLGELAARHVVALGPESLSVDPNGLQVAVREQRGRRGYVSVTVLLPSGQKAELRLPEKIGSATVGVRTDADAVAVIG; from the coding sequence ATGGTGAACGAGGCAGGCGCCGGGCTGGGCGTCGAGGACGTGGTGGTGCGCTACCGCGTCACCGGCAACGACCAGCGCTACACGACGCCGAGCAAGCGACCCGTGGTCACGTGGGTCCCGCCCAAGCGGCCGGCCCCGGGCGAGGTGCGCACGGTCACCGCGGTCGACGGCGTGTCCCTGCACGTGGCGCCCGGCGAGGTGGTCGCCCTGCTCGGCGCCTCGGGCTCGGGGAAGAGCTCGCTGCTGCGCGCGATCGCCGGCCTCGAGCCGCTGGCCGAGGGCCGCATCACCTGGGACGGCCGCGACCTCGCCGGCACCCCCACCCACAAGCGCAACTTCGGGATGATGTTCCAGGAGCCGGCGCTGTTCCCGAGCCTGACCGTCGGCAAGAACGTCGCCTACGGTCTCCACAAGCTGCCCCGCGGGCGCCGACCCGAGGTGGTCGACCGGTTCCTCGAGCTCGTCGGCCTGCCCGGCTACCAGGACCGCAAAGTCACCGAGCTCTCGGGCGGCCAGGCCCAGCGCGTCGCCCTGGCCCGCGCGCTCGCCCCCGCCCCCCGCCTGCTCCTGCTCGACGAGCCGCTCTCGGCCCTCGACCGGGGCCTGCGCGAGCACCTGGTCGAGGTGCTCGGCGAGGTGCTGCGCCGCACCGGCACGACCGCCGTCCACGTCACGCACGACCAGGACGAGGCCTTTGCCCTCGCCGACCGCGTCGCGATCCTCGCCGACGGCCAGCTGCTGCAGCTCGACACACCCGACGCCCTGTGGCGGCGCCCGGCGAGCGCCGACGTGGCCACCTTCCTCGGCTACTCGACGTTCCTCACCCAGGTCGACGCGGAGGCCCTCGGCCTCGGCGAGCTCGCAGCCCGCCACGTCGTCGCGCTCGGCCCCGAGAGCCTGTCGGTCGACCCGAACGGGCTGCAGGTCGCGGTGCGTGAACAGCGCGGACGCCGTGGCTACGTCTCCGTCACCGTCCTGCTCCCCAGCGGCCAGAAGGCGGAGCTTCGCCTGCCGGAGAAGATCGGGTCGGCCACGGTCGGGGTGAGGACCGACGCGGACGCCGTGGCGGTCATCGGCTGA
- a CDS encoding iron ABC transporter permease, translating into MTRRVGWTLAGAVPLAFLGVFFAWPVATLVARGFFPDGAFSLEGFQQVFSEPRTWRVITTTLAQAAAGTVMSVLLGVPGAWVLYRTRFPGRWLVRAIVTIPFVLPSVVVGVAFKSLVISTGPLGHLGLDQSFAIIVASLVFFNYALVVRTVGALWASLDPRTEQAASVLGASPARVFLTVTLPALAPAIFSAAALVFLFCASAYGVVMVLGGAGYGTIETEIWFLTAQLLDLGGAAALSIVQLVVVGASLVVANRLQATQARGQRLRTDSSVESPWRLRRDALPTLVTAAVVVGLLLFPISTLVLRSLTTASGLGLDHYRNLATTGGGTLSVPVWDAVGNSLRTATVATLLALALGLLVSLVVSRSPRNELGRRGLGLLDAAFMLPLGVSAVTVGFGFLITLNRPPLDLRSSMILVPIAQAIVALPLVVRVLLPVLRAIDPRLREAAAVLGASPGKVLRDVDLAFVARGLGLATGFAFATSLGEFGATSFLARPDEPTLPVVVFRLIGRPGLENQGMGMAAAVLLAVGCAVVMGLAERMRPEEATTW; encoded by the coding sequence GTGACCAGGCGCGTCGGGTGGACGCTGGCGGGGGCGGTCCCGCTGGCGTTCCTCGGCGTGTTCTTCGCCTGGCCGGTCGCCACGCTGGTGGCCCGGGGGTTCTTCCCCGACGGCGCCTTCTCGCTCGAGGGCTTCCAGCAGGTCTTCTCCGAACCGCGGACGTGGCGCGTCATCACCACGACCCTCGCGCAGGCGGCCGCCGGCACCGTCATGTCGGTCCTGCTCGGCGTCCCGGGGGCCTGGGTGCTCTACCGCACCCGGTTCCCGGGGCGCTGGCTGGTCCGCGCGATCGTGACGATCCCGTTCGTGCTGCCCAGCGTGGTGGTCGGCGTCGCGTTCAAGAGCCTGGTCATCTCGACCGGGCCGCTCGGCCACCTCGGCCTCGACCAGAGCTTCGCGATCATCGTCGCCAGCCTGGTGTTCTTCAACTACGCGCTCGTCGTCCGCACGGTGGGCGCCCTGTGGGCCTCCCTCGACCCGCGGACCGAGCAGGCGGCGTCCGTGCTCGGCGCCTCGCCCGCCCGTGTCTTCCTCACCGTCACCCTCCCCGCCCTGGCCCCGGCGATCTTCTCCGCGGCCGCCCTGGTGTTCCTGTTCTGCGCGTCGGCGTACGGCGTCGTGATGGTGCTGGGCGGCGCCGGCTACGGCACGATCGAGACCGAGATCTGGTTCCTCACCGCCCAACTGCTCGACCTCGGCGGCGCCGCGGCACTGTCGATCGTGCAGCTCGTCGTGGTGGGCGCGAGCCTCGTCGTCGCCAATCGGCTCCAGGCGACGCAGGCCCGCGGGCAGCGGCTGCGCACCGACTCCTCGGTCGAGTCCCCCTGGCGCCTGCGGCGCGACGCCCTGCCCACCCTCGTCACCGCCGCCGTCGTGGTGGGCCTGCTGCTGTTCCCGATCTCGACGCTGGTGCTCCGCTCGCTGACCACGGCGTCCGGCCTCGGCCTGGACCACTACCGCAACCTCGCCACCACCGGCGGCGGCACGCTGTCGGTCCCGGTCTGGGACGCCGTCGGCAACTCCCTGCGCACCGCCACCGTGGCCACGCTGCTGGCCCTGGCGCTTGGCCTGCTCGTCAGCCTCGTCGTCTCCCGCAGCCCCCGCAACGAACTCGGACGCCGCGGGCTCGGCCTGCTGGACGCCGCGTTCATGCTGCCGCTGGGCGTCAGCGCGGTGACGGTGGGGTTCGGGTTCCTGATCACGCTCAACCGCCCGCCCCTGGACCTGCGCAGCTCGATGATCCTGGTCCCCATCGCGCAAGCCATCGTGGCGCTGCCCCTCGTCGTGCGGGTGCTGCTGCCGGTCCTGCGGGCCATCGACCCGCGGCTGCGGGAGGCGGCGGCGGTGCTGGGGGCGTCCCCGGGCAAGGTGCTGCGCGACGTCGACCTCGCGTTCGTGGCCCGCGGCCTCGGGCTGGCGACCGGGTTCGCGTTCGCGACGAGCCTGGGCGAGTTCGGGGCGACGTCGTTCCTGGCCCGGCCCGACGAGCCGACCCTGCCCGTGGTGGTGTTCCGGCTGATCGGACGCCCCGGCCTGGAGAACCAGGGCATGGGCATGGCGGCCGCGGTGCTGCTGGCGGTCGGCTGCGCGGTCGTGATGGGGTTGGCTGAGAGGATGAGGCCGGAGGAGGCCACGACATGGTGA
- a CDS encoding thiamine ABC transporter substrate binding subunit: protein MPTIRRTTLAVAAAAVGSLALASCVASPTATPANTPDAPGQTPAATSQAPASNGKLTVVTHDSFNLGEELIAKFEADSGLDVTFVAPGDAGTVTNQLVLTKDSPLGDVVFGIDNTFAGRALDEGVVAPYEATTIPAADAEALKADDSHRLTPIDFGDVCLNADTAWFEANGKAIPATLDDLVKPEYKDLLVVSNPASSSPGLAFLTATVGAKGEGWVDYWKQLKDNGVLVAKDWTEAYSVQFSGSAGKGPRPLVLSYSTSPAFEVVDGKAPTQSLLGTCFRQVEYAGVIEGAANPEGAGEFIEFLLSPEVQADIPGEMYMYPAVRSTELPAEWVQFAPLSDNPFTVPATEIAEQRDSWIRTWTSTVVG, encoded by the coding sequence ATGCCGACCATCCGTCGTACCACCCTCGCCGTCGCCGCGGCGGCGGTCGGGAGCCTGGCGCTGGCGTCCTGTGTGGCGTCGCCGACCGCGACCCCGGCCAACACGCCGGACGCCCCGGGCCAGACCCCGGCGGCCACCAGCCAGGCGCCCGCGAGCAACGGCAAGCTCACGGTCGTCACGCACGACTCGTTCAACCTGGGCGAGGAGCTGATCGCGAAGTTCGAGGCCGACTCCGGCCTCGACGTGACCTTCGTGGCCCCCGGCGACGCCGGCACCGTGACCAACCAGCTCGTGCTGACCAAGGACTCCCCGCTGGGCGACGTCGTGTTCGGCATCGACAACACCTTCGCCGGGCGCGCGCTCGACGAGGGCGTGGTGGCGCCCTACGAGGCCACGACGATCCCGGCCGCCGACGCCGAGGCGCTCAAGGCCGACGACAGCCACCGCCTCACCCCGATCGACTTCGGCGACGTGTGCCTCAACGCCGACACCGCGTGGTTCGAGGCGAACGGCAAGGCGATCCCCGCCACGCTCGACGACCTGGTCAAGCCCGAGTACAAGGACCTCCTGGTCGTCTCCAACCCGGCCTCCAGCTCGCCCGGGCTGGCCTTCCTGACCGCGACGGTCGGCGCCAAGGGCGAGGGCTGGGTCGACTACTGGAAGCAGCTGAAGGACAACGGCGTGCTCGTCGCCAAGGACTGGACCGAGGCCTACTCCGTCCAGTTCTCCGGCTCCGCCGGCAAGGGCCCCCGCCCGCTCGTGCTGAGCTACTCCACCTCGCCGGCCTTCGAGGTCGTCGACGGCAAGGCCCCGACCCAGAGCCTGCTGGGCACCTGTTTCCGCCAGGTCGAGTACGCGGGCGTCATCGAGGGCGCGGCCAACCCCGAGGGCGCGGGGGAGTTCATCGAGTTCCTGCTCAGCCCCGAGGTCCAGGCCGACATCCCCGGCGAGATGTACATGTACCCGGCCGTCCGCAGCACCGAGCTGCCCGCCGAGTGGGTGCAGTTCGCCCCGCTGAGCGACAACCCCTTCACGGTCCCGGCCACCGAGATCGCGGAGCAGCGCGACAGCTGGATCCGCACCTGGACCTCGACCGTCGTCGGCTGA